A stretch of the Balneola vulgaris DSM 17893 genome encodes the following:
- the efp gene encoding elongation factor P: MAKVSTSDFRNGLVLNMDGELYSITEFQHVKPGKGPAFVRTKLRGIVNGKNIDKTWRSGENTEAVRVENREYQFLYQDGEMFFFMNNETFEQIPVNSNQVERQDYLIEGQTCSILFNADDEQVLYAQPPDQLVLTVSQTDPGVKGDTAQGGSKPATLESGAVVNVPLFINEGEQIRVDTRTGTYIERAK; encoded by the coding sequence ATGGCAAAAGTATCAACATCCGATTTCAGAAACGGATTGGTTCTGAATATGGACGGCGAGTTATATTCAATCACAGAGTTTCAACATGTTAAGCCGGGCAAAGGCCCGGCCTTTGTTCGTACTAAACTTAGGGGAATTGTAAACGGTAAAAACATCGATAAAACCTGGCGTTCTGGTGAAAATACAGAAGCCGTTCGTGTTGAGAACCGTGAGTACCAATTTCTTTACCAAGATGGTGAGATGTTCTTCTTTATGAACAACGAAACCTTCGAACAAATACCCGTGAACTCAAATCAGGTAGAGCGCCAAGACTATTTAATTGAAGGGCAAACCTGTTCAATACTTTTTAATGCAGATGATGAGCAAGTACTATACGCTCAGCCACCCGATCAATTAGTGCTTACAGTAAGCCAAACAGACCCCGGTGTAAAAGGTGACACAGCCCAAGGTGGTAGTAAGCCTGCAACCTTAGAATCTGGCGCTGTAGTTAATGTGCCTCTATTCATTAACGAAGGTGAACAAATTCGAGTAGATACTAGAACAGGAACTTATATAGAACGAGCTAAATAA
- the accB gene encoding acetyl-CoA carboxylase biotin carboxyl carrier protein: MDLKLIKNIINLISDSDVDEVAIEEGDFKIKVKKTGTVEQVTYTQPMAAPQMQSAPAQPAAPATPAAPAQEDKAPTAAGETVTSPIVGTYYQAPSPDSDPFIKVGDKVAKGQTLCIIEAMKIMNEIEAEFNGTLKEILVSDGQAVEFDQPLFIISKD, encoded by the coding sequence ATGGATTTAAAACTAATTAAAAACATCATTAATCTAATTTCTGATAGCGACGTAGATGAAGTAGCTATCGAAGAAGGTGATTTTAAAATTAAAGTTAAGAAAACAGGAACTGTAGAGCAGGTTACATATACACAACCAATGGCTGCTCCTCAGATGCAAAGTGCTCCCGCTCAACCTGCGGCACCTGCTACTCCAGCTGCGCCTGCTCAAGAAGATAAGGCACCTACAGCAGCAGGCGAAACTGTTACCTCTCCTATTGTTGGTACGTATTACCAAGCACCATCTCCAGATTCAGATCCATTTATTAAAGTGGGCGACAAAGTGGCTAAAGGTCAAACTTTATGCATCATTGAAGCCATGAAGATTATGAACGAGATTGAAGCAGAATTCAACGGTACCTTAAAAGAAATTCTTGTATCTGATGGACAAGCAGTTGAGTTTGATCAGCCGCTTTTCATCATCAGTAAAGACTAG
- the accC gene encoding acetyl-CoA carboxylase biotin carboxylase subunit — protein MFKKILVANRGEIALRIIRTCREMGIKTVAVYSTADRDSLHVKFADEAVCIGPPTSKDSYLKIPSILAAAEITNAEAIHPGYGFLAENAEFSRICSEHDLKFIGPSPEAINSMGDKAVAKATMIANNVPVVPGSDGVVDSFEDAKKVADEIGYPLIIKASAGGGGRGMRVVEEAEQLKKSYEMCRNEAETAFNNPEVYIERFVQNPHHVEIQVMADQHGNVIHLGERDCSLQRRHQKILEEAPSPLMTPELRKRMGDAAINAARSVNYEGAGTVEFLVDDNHNFYFMEMNTRIQVEHPVSEEVTGYDLIEEQIKAAAGHKLEEREVEIEGHSIECRINAEDPEFNFRPSAGEITVFHPPGGLGVRLDTHAYSGYRIPPNYDSMIAKLIVKAKTRDEAIAKMKRALQEFIIEGVKTTIPYHIQLMDDPNFIAGKFTTKYLENSFKFNVEK, from the coding sequence ATGTTTAAAAAAATATTAGTTGCCAACCGTGGCGAAATCGCATTACGCATCATTCGAACATGTCGCGAAATGGGTATCAAAACGGTCGCGGTTTACTCAACAGCAGATAGAGACAGTTTACACGTTAAATTTGCCGATGAAGCCGTATGTATTGGCCCTCCTACTAGTAAAGACAGTTATTTAAAAATCCCAAGTATTTTAGCCGCTGCAGAAATTACCAATGCAGAAGCTATTCACCCTGGTTATGGGTTCTTAGCAGAAAACGCTGAGTTTTCAAGAATATGTTCTGAACACGACCTTAAGTTTATTGGTCCATCACCTGAAGCCATTAACTCAATGGGAGATAAAGCAGTAGCTAAAGCAACAATGATTGCTAATAACGTTCCTGTAGTTCCTGGTAGCGATGGTGTTGTAGACTCATTTGAAGATGCTAAGAAAGTAGCTGATGAAATTGGCTACCCATTAATCATCAAAGCATCTGCCGGTGGTGGTGGCCGTGGGATGCGTGTTGTAGAAGAAGCTGAACAGCTTAAAAAGAGTTACGAAATGTGTCGTAACGAAGCTGAGACTGCCTTCAACAATCCTGAAGTATACATCGAGCGTTTTGTTCAAAACCCTCATCATGTTGAAATCCAAGTAATGGCAGATCAACATGGCAATGTTATTCACCTAGGTGAAAGAGATTGTTCGTTACAACGTCGCCATCAAAAGATTTTAGAGGAAGCTCCTTCCCCACTGATGACACCAGAACTTAGAAAACGCATGGGAGATGCTGCAATTAATGCTGCTCGTTCTGTGAATTATGAAGGTGCTGGTACCGTTGAGTTTTTGGTTGACGACAACCACAACTTCTACTTCATGGAAATGAATACTCGTATTCAGGTAGAGCATCCTGTTTCTGAAGAAGTAACGGGTTATGACTTAATTGAAGAGCAGATTAAAGCTGCAGCTGGTCATAAGCTCGAAGAGCGTGAAGTTGAAATTGAAGGCCATTCTATCGAGTGTAGAATTAATGCTGAAGACCCTGAGTTTAATTTCAGACCATCAGCTGGCGAAATTACCGTATTCCACCCTCCTGGTGGTTTAGGTGTTCGATTAGACACTCATGCATATTCAGGCTATAGAATTCCGCCTAACTACGATTCCATGATTGCAAAGCTCATCGTAAAAGCTAAAACGCGTGATGAAGCGATTGCAAAAATGAAACGTGCTCTTCAAGAATTCATCATCGAAGGTGTTAAAACTACGATTCCTTATCACATTCAGTTGATGGATGACCCGAATTTTATCGCTGGAAAATTTACAACCAAATATCTCGAAAACTCTTTCAAATTTAACGTGGAGAAATAA
- a CDS encoding sodium-dependent transporter, producing the protein MAGTSSTERGSWNSKLGFILAAAGSAVGLGNIWAFPTKVATEGGGAYLLVYLVCTFLIGFPVMVAELAIGRKSGKNPVGAFKSLSSNKFFPLVGLWGVICGVMILSFYTVIAGWAFGYAFEEIFFYFGWDAGANWLTDTSNGFRNAIIAAVFMIGTIKIIVGGVSDGIEKATKTMMPLLIGIIIIMIGYVMTQPGATEGVREYLLPDFSKITTGLIFSAMGQAFFSLSLGMGALITYGSYLNKKENIPQAAAMVTLADVGIAFLAGLLIIPAMYVAKNAGIEIFVGDQLASSTDLVFQILPALFHSIGGAAGLILGVVFFLLLSIAALTSTISLLEVPVSFVIDEYKVPRKKASWGVGLGVLVVSTIVAFNTSLIGTFDYIFSNLGLPIGGLLTCIFVAFVWKTDSAITEMEYGFAGIRQTLFSKVWPMFIYVICPLAILYNIITNFI; encoded by the coding sequence TTGGCCGGTACATCATCAACTGAACGTGGTTCATGGAATTCAAAATTGGGATTTATCTTAGCTGCAGCAGGTTCTGCAGTAGGTTTAGGAAATATCTGGGCATTCCCAACAAAAGTAGCCACTGAAGGTGGTGGTGCATATTTATTAGTGTATTTGGTTTGTACATTTTTAATCGGCTTCCCTGTAATGGTAGCAGAATTAGCTATCGGTAGAAAGTCTGGTAAAAACCCAGTTGGAGCATTCAAATCATTGAGTTCCAACAAATTCTTCCCTCTTGTAGGTTTATGGGGAGTAATCTGTGGTGTAATGATTCTCTCATTCTACACCGTTATTGCAGGTTGGGCTTTTGGATATGCTTTCGAAGAGATTTTCTTTTATTTCGGATGGGATGCTGGAGCTAATTGGCTTACAGACACGAGTAATGGCTTCAGAAATGCTATTATAGCTGCTGTATTTATGATTGGTACCATCAAAATTATTGTTGGTGGTGTAAGTGATGGTATCGAAAAAGCTACCAAAACTATGATGCCTCTTCTTATTGGTATCATCATCATCATGATTGGTTATGTAATGACTCAACCAGGTGCTACTGAAGGTGTTCGTGAGTATTTACTACCTGACTTCTCTAAGATTACAACTGGTTTAATCTTTTCTGCTATGGGGCAGGCTTTCTTCTCTCTATCATTAGGTATGGGTGCACTTATCACTTATGGTTCATACCTAAACAAAAAAGAGAATATTCCACAAGCGGCGGCAATGGTAACATTAGCTGATGTTGGGATTGCTTTCCTAGCCGGACTATTGATTATTCCAGCTATGTATGTGGCTAAAAATGCTGGTATCGAAATTTTTGTAGGTGACCAACTCGCTTCAAGTACTGATCTTGTATTTCAAATTCTACCTGCTTTATTCCATTCTATTGGTGGCGCTGCAGGCTTAATCCTCGGTGTTGTATTTTTCTTACTGTTAAGTATCGCCGCATTAACTTCTACTATCTCTCTACTTGAGGTTCCAGTATCTTTTGTAATTGATGAATATAAAGTTCCACGAAAGAAAGCATCTTGGGGCGTTGGCCTTGGAGTATTGGTAGTTTCTACCATAGTGGCTTTTAATACTTCACTAATCGGAACTTTTGATTACATCTTTAGCAATCTGGGATTACCAATTGGTGGTTTGCTAACCTGTATTTTTGTTGCCTTTGTATGGAAAACAGACTCAGCTATAACAGAAATGGAATATGGTTTCGCGGGCATTCGTCAAACTTTGTTTTCTAAAGTTTGGCCAATGTTTATCTATGTAATCTGCCCTTTGGCAATTTTATATAATATCATCACCAATTTTATTTAA
- the gcvH gene encoding glycine cleavage system protein GcvH produces MNVPADLKYTREHEWIKDNGDGTATIGITDFAQGELGDIVFVEIEDEGFEFSADDTFGTVEAVKTVSELFAPVDGEILEINEELEDNPEIVNEDPFGNGWMVKIKVSDPSQVEGLLSADDYKEIIG; encoded by the coding sequence ATGAATGTACCTGCTGATTTAAAATACACACGCGAACACGAGTGGATTAAAGACAATGGTGATGGTACCGCCACAATAGGTATTACGGATTTCGCTCAAGGCGAATTAGGTGATATCGTATTTGTAGAGATTGAAGATGAAGGGTTTGAGTTTTCAGCTGATGACACTTTTGGAACCGTAGAAGCTGTAAAAACAGTATCTGAATTATTTGCCCCTGTAGATGGTGAAATTTTAGAAATCAACGAAGAACTCGAAGATAATCCTGAAATCGTAAACGAAGACCCATTCGGCAACGGATGGATGGTTAAAATTAAAGTATCAGATCCTTCTCAAGTAGAAGGACTACTATCTGCAGACGATTACAAAGAAATAATAGGTTAA